The genomic interval TTGTATTGTTGAAACACAAAGCCAATGTTCTTCTGACGGAACTGGACCAGCTGCGTTCCTGTCAGATGCATCATGTCGTTGCCCAGGACGGTTAACGAGCCACTGGTCGCATTGAGTAGCCCGGCGACAATGGAAATCAGCGTGGTCTTTCCACAACCAGATTGTCCCACCAGCAACGTCATTTGCCCGGCCAGCACATCGAGATCAACACCCCGCAACGCCACAGTCTTGGTGTCGCCCACGCCAAACTCTTTAATGATCTGGCGGCACGCGACTGCCAACGTCTCTGTTGGATGCGTCGGCGGTCCGGTCAGTGATTGCAATGCCGTCATGCGATCTATCCCCTAAAGACAACGGCCGGTTCGAGGAACAGAACTTTTCGCAGACTAAACACGCTGGTCAGCAGCACGATGATCAGGACCGCCGCACCAACCCCAGACGCCGCGACCGTCGTCATGTGAATTCCCGCCATCGGTGCAATTCGATTGGTAAACGTAAAAAAGATCGCCGTCATTCCCATGCCTAATCCATAGCCAATTCCGCTAACGACACTGGCCTGCAACAGGATCATGCCAATGAGTCGGACGTTCGTGACCCCCATCGCTTTCAGTGCCCCAAACTGTTTTAAATTCTCAAGTGTGAACAGATAGAACGTCTGCCCTGCGACAGCGGCCCCGACGATAAATCCCAATGCGATTGTGATTCCAAAGTTGATCGGAATCCCTGTCGAGCCCATGAAATAGTCGATCGTCTTCCAGAAGAAGCCATCATTCGTCAATGCCATCAAGCCGGTTTGTGCATCGATCGCGCGGCACACATCAAGTGGATCTCGGTCCTCGGCGGGTTTCACAAGGATGTAGTTCATCAGGTTGCGGTTGGACGGCAGGAACCGCTCGACTTCACTAAAACGCGTATACAGGACCGGCAAAGTCGTGAACGGAGCAGAGGCCTTGCAGACACCGGCCAGAATCACACGCCGGTCGTTGATTTGAAACTCGCGACCAATTCGGAACGGC from Schlesneria paludicola DSM 18645 carries:
- a CDS encoding ABC transporter permease — its product is MNWLALRMLTGDRSKYLSLILSITFATLLMTQQVSIFMGIVTRSASQIVDVRDAEMWVMDNKVRYIDEAPYLPTNDLQRVRGVTGVEWAVRFHKSNMTARLEDGNFRNIIMMGVDDATLVGAPRRMVTGDLGDLRLPNAVFIDKSGYEYMWPGEPFRIGREFQINDRRVILAGVCKASAPFTTLPVLYTRFSEVERFLPSNRNLMNYILVKPAEDRDPLDVCRAIDAQTGLMALTNDGFFWKTIDYFMGSTGIPINFGITIALGFIVGAAVAGQTFYLFTLENLKQFGALKAMGVTNVRLIGMILLQASVVSGIGYGLGMGMTAIFFTFTNRIAPMAGIHMTTVAASGVGAAVLIIVLLTSVFSLRKVLFLEPAVVFRG